The following proteins are co-located in the Triticum aestivum cultivar Chinese Spring chromosome 1A, IWGSC CS RefSeq v2.1, whole genome shotgun sequence genome:
- the LOC123041026 gene encoding protein CHUP1, chloroplastic, protein MPKAGDCSGGGGGGRRDLPLLFLRVGAAITLSIAGLFFSRLRWQHRPRPRHLLLPPPSEPDDARGMKGGGGGLKDELRILKNEDTKAKIINGNSVHTTTTTTTTTTTASVSLPPKCRNIDDDDDDDDEGFLLPEYNEMVMEEFGGDVGNIASSPAARVREDASNEHEIFKLRDLVRSLQEREKTLEIQLLELYGLQEQGAAVRELENQLKINNVESQLYSLKIESLQSENQRLQTQLSESSKLTSQLELTKSKCKLLKKKLRLDAEQAKEKITSLQNIVDSFQCKEIIEGEVDGEAEKKLKRLEELENEARELRAANSRLQQENSHLTRRLELTRLPPVPKSHNSMEVKTSEQVDGLKQENEKLSKEVEQLRTDRFADVEELVYLKWINACLRHELKNKGTPGPGAQTTAQDLSNTLSPKSEQTAKQLIMEYANVGADERSLSSIEFGSEYASSRASSSGEPDDTSIDMSSVTTPRNPKKKEKKKFFSKLRKLVLGKDKEKNNFPTLERRVSISSCSFDDFTGRDSHDSYSSFLTEGAVSANQQHDDRSCVTPSFGSQRYSTEAGDGRYQRHGVKKNASFGSGRFSEHGSQFDSGEATIPEDVEIHKFAEALITSRTGSMSSRRTLSFS, encoded by the exons ATGCCCAAGGCAGGAGactgtagcggcggcggcggcggtggccggagggACCTGCCTCTGCTTTTCCTGAGGGTGGGcgctgccatcacgctctccatcGCTGGGCTCTTCTTCTCGCGGCTGCGGTGGCAGCACCGGCCTCGGCCCCGGCAcctcctgctccctcctccttCAG AGCCGGATGATGCCCGTGGCATGAAGGGTGGTGGTGGAGGGCTCAAGGACGAGCTAAGGATCCTCAAGAAT GAGGATACCAAGGCAAAAATAATCAATGGTAACTCTGTGCACACAACCACTACCACTACAACGACCACCACCACTGCCTCAGTGTCACTTCCTCCGAAATGCCGAaacattgatgatgatgatgatgatgatgatgaaggattTCTCCTTCCAGAATACAATGAAATGGTTATGGAAGAATTTGGCGGAGACGTAGGCAATATCGCAAGCTCACCTGCAGCAAGAGTAAGGGAAGATGCATCTAATGAGCATGAAATTTTCAAGCTCAGAGATTTGGTTAGATCTCTGCAAGAAAGGGAAAAGACCCTGGAGATACAACTTTTGGAGTTGTATGGTTTGCAGGAGCAAGGTGCTGCAGTTAGGGAGCTTGAGAACCAACTGAAGATAAACAATGTCGAGTCACAGCTATACTCCTTGAAGATCGAATCCTTGCAATCTGAAAATCAGAGGTTACAAACACAGTTGTCTGAAAGCTCAAAGTTAACTTCCCAGCTTGAGTTGACAAAATCAAAATGCAAGCTGTTGAAAAAGAAGTTGAGACTGGATGCGGAACAAGCAAAGGAGAAAATCACTTCCCTTCAGAACATAGTTGATTCCTTTCAGTGTAAGGAGATTATTGAGGGAGAAGTTGACGGCGAGGCTGAGAAGAAATTAAAGAGGCTAGAGGAATTGGAAAATGAGGCAAGAGAGCTTAGAGCTGCAAATTCAAGGCTGCAGCAGGAGAATTCACACCTTACTAGGCGATTGGAGCTCACACGCCTACCGCCTGTACCCAAGTCCCACAATAGCATGGAG GTAAAAACATCAGAACAAGTTGATGGGTTGAAGCAAGAAAACGAGAAGTTGTCAAAAGAGGTTGAACAACTGCGGACTGACAGGTTTGCAGATGTTGAGGAGCTGGTATATCTTAAATGGATCAATGCTTGCCTGCGGCATGAGCTGAAGAACAAGGGGACTCCTGGTCCTGGGGCACAAACTACAGCACAGGATCTAAGCAACACCCTAAGCCCCAAATCTGAACAGACAGCCAAGCAATTGATAATGGAGTATGCCAATGTTGGTGCGGACGAGAGAAGTTTAAGCTCCATAGAATTTGGCTCAGAGTACGCTTCTTCAAGGGCATCATCAAGTGGCGAACCCGATGACACATCGATCGATATGTCATCAGTCACAACGCCCAGAAAcccgaagaagaaagagaagaagaagttTTTCTCTAAGCTACGGAAATTGGTACTGGGAAAAGATAAGGAAAAGAACAATTTCCCTACTTTGGAGAGGAGAGTGTCTATTTCGAGCTGTTCCTTTGATGACTTCACTGGAAGAGACTCGCATGATAGCTACTCTTCCTTCTTGACAGAAGGAGCCGTATCTGCCAATCAGCAGCATGACGATCGCAGCTGCGTTACGCCTTCTTTTGGCAGCCAAAGATATAGCACAGAAGCAGGAGATGGAAGATACCAGCGTCATGGGGTAAAAAAGAATGCATCTTTCGGATCCGGAAGATTCAGTGAACATGGTTCTCAGTTTGATAGTGGTGAGGCCACAATACCAGAAGATGTTGAGATCCACAAATTCGCCGAGGCACTGATTACATCAAGGACAGGTTCTATGTCATCCAGAAGGACATTATCCTTCAGCTAA